aagaGAGTTTTCAAAATCAAGTTGATATTAATTATAGCCCGAATTTCAGGGAAAAGTGGAAACAAAGCCTGATTTTTTTAAACAAACCCTAAAACGATCGATAATCATGTTTCAATCTCCTCGATCAATAAGTACAAACCTGCAAACCAAGTTATCAAACGGGATGTTCAACAAATGATCGACAGAAGACATCGTAAATTGACGAAAAAtttaaaattgattttgattttacgCGATTTGGGAGAAAAACTTGAAAGTTAGGGTTGATATAATTTCTGAATGCATTAAATGTATGCGATTATATTAGACCCCTAATTTGAAATAAGATTAACTTATCTGAATTTAGAGAAGTTATGGTTCATTCTTCAAACCATAATCTTCTCCAGATTTCGCTTATTGACTTGACTCGTAGTTggtttataataattatcttaaatcaTTCGATATGTTGTTGAACAAACCGTGATTGAGaatcataatttatatatttttaatttataaattcttaaaaattatataataaatataccaaaattatataataaatatatagataaaaaaatatatataaattataaattatatagtaAATGCGCCGGTGGTCCCTCAATTTtagtgaagaaaagagtaaaaaaacgaatttaccctcacatgcaagacaCATGACATGACTTAACTGACATTTTTAAcagaaagttgacggagggacgcgtaatcaaaaaaggtgataatagagggacgctgaaagccaaaaaaaacttgagggacgatGTTAACTTTTTGGGGTAAAATGGAGGGATCAACGGTAAAATTATTTCTTTTTGTAATAGAAAAACGGAAACGGATGACCTACGTTGCTACAACATCTATTATCTTCCACTTTGTGGCTTACAAATCAACCTAAAATACCCAAATAAATTTCAATCACAAATAAATAATAAAATCCCAATTACACAACCCCACCACCATTCTTCATCTTCTTTATACCTTTAATTTTACCCCTATTACACAAACACTCGACTTGTgttttttgattttaatttattcccTTCTGTTGTTGTTCATCCAGCAACAAAAATGGAATTAACCTCAAAACTTCACACAATCGATCTTCACTCCACTTTCTTATCCCCTATCCGTAAACCCTGTTTCAGACCTAACACCATTCGCCCAATTTCAACACACCTAATAGTCAATTGCTCATCAAAACCCCATAATCATCATTCAATTAGGTTATCTGCTGTTGCTGTTGACACCCAAACATCCACCACCACTACTAATGAAGATATTGAAAGTTTGTTCACAAAAGACTCGTCGGAAACACCCGATTTTCGACGCGGCGGAAACAAACAATCCGGGACCGGCGCGTCGAGTATTTCATCAGGTATTAGATTAGAAAACATTAGTAAATCATATAAAGGTGTTACTGTATTGAAAGATGTAAGTTGGGAAGTTAAAAAGGGTGAAAAAGTAGGGTTAGTTGGTGTTAATGGAGCTGGTAAAACAACCCAATTAAGAATTATTTCGGGTATGGAAGAACCCGATTCGGGTAATGTTGTTAAGGCTAAACCGAATATGAGGATATCGTTTTTGAGTCAAGAATTCGAGGTTTCGTTGACTAGGACTGTAAAGGAGGAATTTTTACATGCTTTTAAAGAAGAAATGGAGATTTCGAGTCGGTTAGAAAAGGTTCAGAAGGCAATTGAAGGGTCTGTTGACGATTTGGAGTTAATGGGGAGGTTATTGGATGAGTTCGATTTGTTACAGAGACGTGCGCAGGCGGTTAATTTGGATATTGTTGATGTTAAGATCAATAAGTTGATGCCTGAACTCGGGTTTTCGCCTGAAGATGCGGATAGGCTTGTTGCATCATTTAGTGGTGGGTGGCAAATGAGGATGTCACTTGGCAAAATATTGCTTCAGGTATGATTAAACCAATTCAAATttcggtttttttatatatataataagtttgaGACTCCTAAAAACATTGAGAACTAGGGAATAAACTTGGGCCCTTGGATAATAAATCGGATGGTACAGATTGACTCTAATTGTTTGCGATAGAATTGAACTGATGTTTTAATCACGTGATTGAAATTGAAatgatttcatttttttttttttttattattattattattattattatttttttttgtggtATTAAATGAGACCTTCCCTATTTATACATGATGAACTTGATGTGTAAACTCAATTATATGCTATTTGTTCTTCACATAAGTGAAGTATGACTGCCTCTTTTCGGataatagattttttttttttttggtcactCTTTTGATTATCTGTATATGGTGAATTCTTGTGATGTATGGTCTGATTGAGTAAGTTATGTGTTGCAGGATCCAGATTTGTTACTATTGGATGAACCTACCAATCATCTTGATCTAGACACAATCGAGTGGCTTGAAGGTTATCTGAACAAGCAAGATGTTCCAATGGTGATCATATCTCATGACAGAGCTTTTCTTGATCAATTATGCACAAAAATAGTGGAGACAGACATGGGTGTTTCTAGAACATTTATTGGAAACTATTCGGATTACATAATCGGTAAAGCATCATGGATCGAGGCCCAGTTTACAGCTTGGGAGAAGCAACAAAAGGAAATTGAGCATACAAGAGGCTTAATTAGCAGGTTAAGTGCCGGCGCAAATTCTGGGCGTGCATCTACTGCTGAAAAGGTATCACCTTTAAGTGTTTCTATATGTAATATGAAAGTAGAAGTGACTTTTTTGTACATTTAAGTGTTGATTGAACTATTTAGGCTTTATTTTCGTTCTTTAACAGTTCAAATGTGTTAACATAAATCAttgttaattatatttaataagcataataataaagtaTGATTAACCACAAGGTGTTAGACTGTTGGTGCATTGTTTTTTGATAAGGGCGGTCAGGGATTCGACTCTTATGTGCTACAAAAATATTTCACTTGTAGTTAGCCGccacggctctagttattgagtcgacagcaagcgtcgaCTTATTGgccacttgactgactcttagagcctaaattaaatttaagGCAGCAttcaaaacccatggaaatttgattttaccattttcatggcgtctcaattctattttattttttaaagttttttttcctacttattggccggaggtccactcagacgcaatctctctatccgtcgaatagagagagggatgactttctctctacttttgagagtgttttgactctgggtggagaaatgacttgtctttattctcggataggggaaggattgtctacatctcacctcctccatacaccacttatgtggtattgggttttgttgttgttgttgctgctgctgctgctgctgctgctgctgctgctgcggcGGCGGCGGCGGGGGCGGCGGGCGCGGgcgtggtggcggtggcggtggcggtggcggtgtagTTAGCCGCCCATTTCATGGGCCTTGGAGGTTTCGGACGTCTATACGTTTGAGCCTCACCTGATGGGGTTTTACCACACGTGATGCCCGTATGGATTAGTCCTAGAGGTTCCCTCTTGAGGGTCGGTAGGACTATAATGATTCCTTTAGGAAATGATCGGGTGAATGGGTTCCAACATCGCGTTCGGACCCGTCACTGACTCCTAACCgccattaaaaaatatatatatatatatatatatatatatatatatatatatatatatatatatatatatatatatatatatatatatatatatatattatagagtaTGTTTAGCACTTCTACCTCCTTTTGAGGTAAATTGAGGTTGGGTTCATCTAAACTTGATTGGATTTTACTATAACTCAATCCTATTTATTAATCAAATTTAAAGGATAAGGACAAGGTTGCAAAAATCACTACTCAGAGAGTACACGGTCGGGACTATTAAGGGAGTACTCGGCAACTCGGTTGTGGTGTACTCGGATGTTTACAAAGTTTGACTTGGACCGAAtttccgagtaatcccgagttttgaccgaatttccgagtaatcccgagtttaTTTGAGTTTGACCAACTTTGATCGAGTACTCGCCGAGTTGCTAAAACCGAGTACTCGCCGAGTAATTCTGCGTTTTGCAATCCTTAATAAGGACCCTCATCATGGAACAAAGGAATACCCGTTAAACCGTCATGTTGAGTTTTTTGTTGTAAAATGTCATCTTTGAAAAAATGCGAAAAGAAATCTTAGACTTCTGACAATAAACGAGGAGTCTGATGtttcttttcttttctcttttgTGTTTTTAAGCTACAAAATTTAGCTAAAACTGCTCATTCATGCCAAACTTGATGGCCATCTTTCTTCTCTTTGTGTTTCCCGAAGATGTATGTGTGTTCCTATGCTAAAAACCAGTTTGGTGTATCaaatataatcattatcattatactCATCTGATATTAACGCCTTTGTTATATGATCACAGAAACTAGAAAAGCTTCAGGAGGAGGAACAAGTTGATAAACCATTTATACGGAAACAAATGAAGATTAGATTCCCCGAACGTGGAAGAAGTGGAAGGGAAGTTTTGACTATAAAAAATCTGGAGTTTAGCTATGAAGACaaggtaattattaataataacgataaattgTTGAATAGTTCCAACTGTTTTGCATGATAATTATGTggtaatgtgattttggttgtaatGGTTATCTAGGTTCTCTTTAAAAAAGCTAACATATCAATCGAAAGGGGTGAGAAAATTGCAATAATTGGGCCTAATGGTTGTGGAAAGAGTACTCTGCTTAAGTTGATTATGGGCTTACAAAAGCCCAACAATGGAGAAGTAATTCTTGGCGAACACAACGTGCTACCAAACTACTTTGAGCAAAATCAGGTAATATATATAGACCCACTTATGTATATATCAATTAAGATCaagtttttttttccttttcctttttaaCTTAGTAACAGGTTAAAATAGAAAAATTATCTTATGAATAAATGCATGAAATGGGTTGAACAGGCTAAACAGGTAGAGGTTTGCAGACAGTGTATTCACAGTTCATGAAACTTATTAAAAATTATGTagcctaaattttttttttttttttttttttttgtaagcgaggaaaccctcctatgaacgcgcacattggctccccatagatggtaaaacctcgggtaatcaagccccccgagcgcgagacctggtaccgggtgaattgcgcattatgcgcaccctctggtcacactccctttttgaacaatttgacatagccaggaattgaacccgggtggtgtgcttcattgggcaactcggtgaccACTCAGGCAAACCCGAATGGTTATGTAACTTAAACTTAATTTGCACAaaagagatatatatataaatgctgCAATTTTTTTAGGACAATTGTCATTTTATCTGTTCTGCATTATTATGCAAATGTTTTATTTTTGTGTAATATCAACTTCATATTACTTTCAGGCCGAAGCTCTAGAT
This genomic window from Rutidosis leptorrhynchoides isolate AG116_Rl617_1_P2 chromosome 2, CSIRO_AGI_Rlap_v1, whole genome shotgun sequence contains:
- the LOC139894562 gene encoding ABC transporter F family member 5-like, producing MELTSKLHTIDLHSTFLSPIRKPCFRPNTIRPISTHLIVNCSSKPHNHHSIRLSAVAVDTQTSTTTTNEDIESLFTKDSSETPDFRRGGNKQSGTGASSISSGIRLENISKSYKGVTVLKDVSWEVKKGEKVGLVGVNGAGKTTQLRIISGMEEPDSGNVVKAKPNMRISFLSQEFEVSLTRTVKEEFLHAFKEEMEISSRLEKVQKAIEGSVDDLELMGRLLDEFDLLQRRAQAVNLDIVDVKINKLMPELGFSPEDADRLVASFSGGWQMRMSLGKILLQDPDLLLLDEPTNHLDLDTIEWLEGYLNKQDVPMVIISHDRAFLDQLCTKIVETDMGVSRTFIGNYSDYIIGKASWIEAQFTAWEKQQKEIEHTRGLISRLSAGANSGRASTAEKKLEKLQEEEQVDKPFIRKQMKIRFPERGRSGREVLTIKNLEFSYEDKVLFKKANISIERGEKIAIIGPNGCGKSTLLKLIMGLQKPNNGEVILGEHNVLPNYFEQNQAEALDLEKSVVDTVAEVAEDWRIDDIKGLLGRCNFKADMLDRKVSLLSGGEKARLAFCKFMVKPSTLLVLDEPTNHLDIPSKEMLEEAIAEYEGTVITVSHDRYFIKQIVNRVLEVKDGDLHDYNGDYDYYLEKNLEAREKALEREAELEDKSPKAKAKSKMSKAEREARKKQKMQAFQQAKQKSKGLKNSKRWN